The genomic window ACAGAAAGGATCAAGGATTTGGAGAATATCATTTTTCTTCCTAGCGCGGAGATCGATCCACCCAGCCCTTGCTTCCTTAAAGTAATTTGGGGGAGTCTCATTTTCAAGGGGAGATTAACCAACCTAAATTGGGATTACACCTTATTCTCGCCCAAGGGCAATCCTTTACGAGCTAAAGGCTCCTTGTCACTAACAGAGGCGATTAGTAGTAGAGAGACACAAGCAAAAAAGAAAAATCAAAAAGCTGAGGGTAAATTCGTTACTTTTAAACAAGGAGACAGTCTAATCGGGTTATGCGCAAAAGAATATAAAAATTCTGGTTATGCTCCAATGATTGCCTCCATAAATAACCTAATCAGCTTTAGAGATATAAAACCCGGAACTCAATTATGGTTCCCTAAAATATAATGAATATGGATAATTCATTCATAATCAAACTATTACTAAATGGTAAAGATGTAACGGAGCAATACTCCGTAATCAATGCAAAAATATACAGAGCATGTAATAAGATCGATAAAGCAACGATCTCCATCAGCGCTGATATTATCGACAACAGCCAATTTGAAATACCAGACAACAAAATATTCAATTCGGGTACGGAGCTTAAGTTTCAAGCGGGTCCAACAGATAAGGTCAACACCTTATTTGAGGGATGCGTTACAACCCATCAGTTAAAAATCAATAGCGAACAACAAACTCTATTTATTTTAGAATGTAGGGGTTTCGCATATCCTGTAACCTTTGGACGTAAAAATAATGTATATGAAAATAGTAAAGATGATACCGTTATCAAGAAGATTCTGGGACAATACGGGCTTTCCGCCAAAGTAGATAGCACCGGTATAGAAATTCCACAACTGGTACAATATTATTGTACAGATTGGGATTTTGTACTCACACGAGCACAAAATAACGGATTAGTCGTTATCACTGACGGTAAACAAGTCAAGGTATGTAAACCGAATGTATCCGCCTCCCCGGTCTTAACCATCACCTATGGAGATAATTTAATCGCTTTCGATGGTTCTATATCCGCTTCCGAGCAATACACAGATACAAAAGCTTGCGCTTGGGACGTGAGCCGTCAACAAATTATCAAAGCCACCGCCAGCAAACCTCCTCTCAATGCCCAAGGCGATATCGCCGCAAAGGATCTATCCGGTCTGGCAAATGAAGTGATGCTTTATCAAACTAACGCTCCCATCGGCGACGCTTCTTTACATGCTTGGGCCGATGCGCAAGCTTTATGGAGCGGCCTGGCACGTTTTCAAGGCTCCATCACAATTTACGGGAATGCGTCTATTATTCCGGGCTGTATTATCAAATTGGAAGGATTAAGCAAACATTATAGTGGAAACGCATTTGTTCAATCAGTAGAACATACACTACAAGGAGGCGAATGGAAGACACAAGTCTATATGGGTTTCAATCCGGTAGTCATTACCGAAGAGCCCGATGTAGTCGCTCCCGCAGCTAGTGGTTTTTTGCCCGGTATACGAGGATTACAAATAGGGATCGTTAAAAAGATCGGAGATAATAAAGATTTCGAGAATTTTATATTAGTCGATATACCCTTGTTACAATGTGAGAAGACGGAGATATGGGCTCGGCCGGTCAGTCCGTACGCAAGCAATGGGGTCGGCATGTTATTTCTACCGGAAGTCGATGATGAGGTAGTCCTGCAATTCATCAATGAGGACCCCTGCCACCCTGTGATTATCGGAAGTTTGTACAGTCGCAAACGAAAAACGCCGGTTTCTTTAGATCCAAAAAATAATTTAAAGACAATTGTTACAAAAAACCAGTTGAAAATTACTTTGGACGATGATAAAAAGATTATCACAATAAGGACTCCCGGAGAGAACACGCTCATATTGGATGATGACAAAAAGCAAATTCTGTTATCCGATGCTAATAAGAACAAGGTCTGTATGGATAAAAACGGAATTATGGTAGAATCCGGCAAAGATCTCATATTTAAGGCAAGAGGGAATGTCAAGACAGAAGGAATGGGTATCGAATCCAAGTCTAAGCAAGATACCAAGATAAATGGCTTGAATATCGAGGTTTCCGCACAAATGGGAGTTAAAGTAAAAGGGTCTGCCACCGCCGAAATATCCGCATCCGGCCAAACCGTTGTAAAAGGAGGCGTTGTAATGATTAATTAAATCGAATGATTTATGCAGAATAAAAATAGTTTTTTAGGTAAAGGATGGGCATTCCCCCCAGAATTCAGCCATAATGATAATCCCACCCGCATGTCTAATTATGAAGAAGACATCCGGCAAAGCTTGATCATCCTTCTCTCCACTCGCACAGGGGAGCGAATACATCGTCCGGATTACGGTACGGAACTATATCGTTATCAGTTTGAACAATTAGATCTTACCATGGAGACCATGATTAAAAGCGCTATTGAGAAGGCTGTTCTCTTATACGAGCCTAGAGTCTCGCTTGATCGCATAGAAATTAATAAGGCTTCGATTCAAGATGGCATTCTGATTATCGAACTTTATTATACGATACGTATGAATAATGTCCAACAAGAATTGA from Parabacteroides distasonis ATCC 8503 includes these protein-coding regions:
- a CDS encoding GPW/gp25 family protein, whose translation is MQNKNSFLGKGWAFPPEFSHNDNPTRMSNYEEDIRQSLIILLSTRTGERIHRPDYGTELYRYQFEQLDLTMETMIKSAIEKAVLLYEPRVSLDRIEINKASIQDGILIIELYYTIRMNNVQQELTYPIYFDSNR
- the vgrG gene encoding type VI secretion system tip protein VgrG; translation: MDNSFIIKLLLNGKDVTEQYSVINAKIYRACNKIDKATISISADIIDNSQFEIPDNKIFNSGTELKFQAGPTDKVNTLFEGCVTTHQLKINSEQQTLFILECRGFAYPVTFGRKNNVYENSKDDTVIKKILGQYGLSAKVDSTGIEIPQLVQYYCTDWDFVLTRAQNNGLVVITDGKQVKVCKPNVSASPVLTITYGDNLIAFDGSISASEQYTDTKACAWDVSRQQIIKATASKPPLNAQGDIAAKDLSGLANEVMLYQTNAPIGDASLHAWADAQALWSGLARFQGSITIYGNASIIPGCIIKLEGLSKHYSGNAFVQSVEHTLQGGEWKTQVYMGFNPVVITEEPDVVAPAASGFLPGIRGLQIGIVKKIGDNKDFENFILVDIPLLQCEKTEIWARPVSPYASNGVGMLFLPEVDDEVVLQFINEDPCHPVIIGSLYSRKRKTPVSLDPKNNLKTIVTKNQLKITLDDDKKIITIRTPGENTLILDDDKKQILLSDANKNKVCMDKNGIMVESGKDLIFKARGNVKTEGMGIESKSKQDTKINGLNIEVSAQMGVKVKGSATAEISASGQTVVKGGVVMIN